The genome window CAGTGGGGTGACGCAGAGCCTCAGAGGTGGACTTTGataggagggagggtgggaccTGGGAGCAGGTGAGACGAGGTTTCACAAGCAAGCCCCGAAAGCAACCTCCATCTACTGGCTCTCAACACCCTGCAGTAGCCCTCCATGTCTCTACATAGAGGGTGAGGGGGTGGCACTGGGGGTATTGGCattggcagagtgtgtgtgtatgtaggtttgtgtttctgtttgtgtgtgtgtgtgtgtctgtgtgtgtaagggtggtTAATTTGGCAGGAAGAGCAGGTTCCTCGGTCTCTCAACAGTCCCAGCGTCCAGCTCCAGTACGAGTCTCCCCCTAGTGGTGATGGTGTTAATAAGACAAACATGCGTCCAGACACGCTAAAGTTACGGAGGCATCAACCTCTCAATACGGCATTATTTACTTCATTAATTATCattacgtttttttttgttattatttatttactctaacgactctttttttattattattatttttaagccTCTTTTCGTATGTCATTCTCTACACAGTCAGAGGGTATTGGGGTTGGCGGGGGAGTCCATGTAGTTGGTGGCTTTCCCCTTCTTCCCGCCCCTTTAGGTGTAGACCATCACAAAATCCTGGGCGCTGACCTGTCGTTTGAGACGGTCTTGCGGAGCCGGACGCCGCGCCGGATGGTCACCAGCATGTCCTCGCCGTCGCGTGACCTGGACTGGTGCTGGCCGGTGGGGCCGGGCGGCGGGTCGTCGGGCAGCGAGGGGAAGGGGAACTGGCCCTCGCCCAGGGCATGGGCGCTGGCCACCAGCTCGCCGATCttctccaccaggctgtggCGGTTGGCGGCGAGCAGCTGGTCCTCCTCGTGGTGGCCGGCGTGGCCGTACACGCTCATCTCCACGCCGCCGCTGGCCCAGGCCGTGTTGGGCAGACTCAGGCGCTTGGGCGAGGCCTTGACGTACTCCAGCGCGCCGGCCGTGGCGTCGTCCGCCGCGAAGAACACACACTCCTCGCTGCCCACGCGCACCGGCGGGCCTGGgtagccgccgccgccgcccccGACCCCACTGCCTGGCGAGTCCGGCACAGTGGGCGTCTTCACGGGCACGATCGGTGGCCGGATGGGGATGGGCCCAGCGCTGGACAGGGTGCGGCGCACGCCAGGCTTGGTGGAGGGCGTGCGGCGGATGGTGGCAGTGCCCGGGGTGCCCACGccgccccctccacctccccctgaCGGCCCCCCCTGGGCGCCCGCCCCGCTGGGCAGGCCGGCCGTGCTGGCGGGTCGCTTGGTCTGGATCATGCGCCGGTAGTTCTGGGCGATGTTGCTGTGGCGCGGGATGGTGGAGGACTTGTCAAAGTCAGCCTGGCCATCTGCCTCGGTGTCGCCGTTCACAGAGTAGCAGTCGTAATCGGACCCTGGGGAAccgagagggacagagagaacatCAACACCTAACCCGCCACCTTACAGCATTAGAATGACTCGGTAATTAATAAAATGGAGGCCATGGGATTTGCACTGAATATCTACTACATCAATTCTTTTATCACTTCATTAGTGCTTAATGTGTTTCTTAGAAGAGTCATATAAGGATTTAATATGTGTGATATTCTGACAGTGTCAAGCAGGGTGATAGTTTATGCTTATCATAATGAGGCATATAAATGAGGCAGATGTGTGGAGATTAAATGTTCATTGCGGCTCATGCCTGGTTTGGCCGCTGGTGTGGTGTGCAGAGTGATGAGAGGggacagggggtgggggggctgctGTGCGGCTACCTTGTGAGGGGATGGTGTCCTCGGAGCAGGAGGGGGTGGTGGTCTGGGTGCTGTAGCCGCTGGAGTACTGCAGGGAGTCGCGGCTGCTCTTCTGGCCCTCCATGCTCAGGCCACGCGTCAGGACCATGGCCAGGTCACTCGCTGCGGGGGACACTTCATCCCCATGCTGCAGCCATGGCAGAGGGGTTTCAATtgaatataaacacatacacatacacacattctctgtctcatacacacacacacacacacacacacacacacacacacacacacacacacagaaacagaaacatatacacacacctgcagactcAGACTCAtagaaacagatacacacacaaacatatacgcACCACAAAAATGGAACACACTTATTCAACATGCCAATCAAGAAACCATCACAACTCCATACTGTTACCAATTAAAAGACACATCAAaccacattaaacacacattaAACCTATTATTAACAGCTGGTGACTGGTCACCTTGGCAGCGATGGAGGCCGGGTGCATCCTGTGCCGCTGCGGGTCCTCTGGGTGCATGCCGGCGTAGCCCTGTGGGCCGGCAGCCACCTCCGCCTCCCTGGGCCGGTCCACGGGCTCCTTCCTCCTCTGAAGCGTGGTGGCTAGAGGCTGCTCACAGGCCCCTTGCTTGGACCAGTCCTGGAGAGGCGGAGGTGATTATTTGCAAGGCAAGGCAAAAATCtcagctgctcctcctctccctcagagagagaggagaggagaaagagagagagagagagagagagagagagagagaggactcgTCCACAATCCAGCAGTTTGAGAATCCTTCCCAGAGGGCACACCGGAGTAGAGGTGGGGTAGCTCAGAGGGGGTAGGTCACACGTGCACAATTTGGACCCTGTTGCCAATTGGTGAATGAGTGGTTTTGCATTTCAGTGCACTCAAAATGGGCAAACATGCCACCCGTGGCCTGCTCAGTTTAGTAAATCTCTCTGAGATTTCAGACTAAACACAGGCTGTGATGCAAGCAACAGAAAAAGGCATAGTGGTTAGGGAGCAAAGTAATGAAGTTATGAATGAGTTAAGCAGGTGGTAAAATGAACACGGGGCATTGGTAAATAAGCATTAATCATAGGAAGTGCCAAAAACCCAAACCCAAAccaaagaaggagaagaaaggctcaaaccaaaccaaaactGCAAAGAAAAAGTGCTTGATGACAACAAACCTTCCAGCAAGGAACCTTTGATGTGGGAGAGGAGGTGTTGGATCCGGGGGAGCGGTTATAGGGTGGGGACGCAGGAAGTATGACAGAGAAAGGCCTGATGGagccagtgtgagagagagcagggcggAAGGTAGCGAAGGACGAGCCAAACTGCGGAACGGAGAGACAAGATGGGTCAGAGAGGGCCGTCAGCTCTGCCCCTCCCACAGGGGCGGTCTCTGGCAAGTGGCCACTGGTGAACGGACACACACGCTGACAGTGACAGGAAGAGGTCAGAGGAAGGAGAGCAAGGATGACAAGAGCAGCTGAGAAGCAGCCAGGTCACCAGAGCTGAGAGCCTACCCACAAATCACCTGTGACATAGACAGGTGGAGCCATGTAATACCCCGTCCTGCCATTCAGGCCCATCTCTGACTAACACCGAATACCACCACAACTCAAACAACATTCACATTGCCAACATGTATGCATGCCTGCAGATACATACATGAATATTGCACACAATCACATTTCCCTTGCATAACATAAAGGAGTTTCTTACAAACAGTACAGATAACAGTAAACAGTACACTCATTCTTAGACAATTATAATATATGTTTTGAGAAATACAGTGTGGAGGGCAACATGCAACATGACAACCTTATCGTACAAATACATGATGGTATTGATAAATACaaatgtgtgtagtatgtgtacTGTTGCTGTatttgtgcgtctgtgtgtggtcAAACCTTACCGTTGTAGGTGAgctgcactcactcactgactggCAGGTCTCTGATGCCTCTGAGGATGCCGAACTTGAAGATTTCTACAGGACCAGAATGGACACATATATGTACTCATGCTGAGCCTTCCTTTGACCTGTTACTGGCTAGGAAATCCACCAATGTTGAGTTAAATTTAATCTGATAAATCAATAGACTCGTGTAACATTTGCACACAAGTAAAGACGCTGTAAACTACAGAAAATTGTGTCATTAATGACGCAGacaaataaaatgaatgaatataattaTTCAGTATATTAAATTAGACTTCAAAATAATGGGAAAATGTCTGGTAGACTCTGCTCTCTAATGTTGTCTGCCGCTTGTGCTTTGCTCAGCGCAGCAGCAGACCAGTGAACCCCTCTTTAGCCAGATACATGAGCTAATTAGTGAAAACACCTGTGCATATAAGTgtataaaaaaaatctacagCATAAAGCAGATTTTTCACAATGTTTGTAGTCACACTCAACTCTTAAGGAGAGGATGTATGCTGAATAGGGAACTCATCACATTATTAACACCCCTGTTTGGGACTGCCCAGAAAAAAACTCCACAACTCAGTAACTTCACAGTAGTAGTTCACAGTCTACAGTCTACAGGCTCTATGCACATCATTCACTTATACTGGCAGATGAACTTCCTGTCTACGCTgtacacagtaggctatgacagaaaATGACAGATTACTGGTATAGTACAGTATATAGTAGGGCAGGCTATTGCTAGTTAAGCAAAATAGCTAAAGTTATCTTACCAGTTCAGTAACATCAGTTGCTTGGTTAAGATGCAACATATTCACGTTAGCTATTTACCCTCGTCATAGTTTTTAATGGAGCTGGCCATGTACATTTTAAACCCTTTTCCCGTTTGCTGGAGgcacacaacattttcacaagTCTGTCTACAGTACTTTACTGTGAGATGAGGTAGGTATTGAAGACAATAACTATAAAAAGAGCCATATCTGTCAATGTCTGAATGTAACCAGGAAGTTGATCTGCCAGTATAAGCTAATCCAAAATGGAGTCGTGCATAGAGTGCATAGTTTTCTAGTTTTCTATCTACCTACCTTTTCTAACCTAAGGTGTTTCCAAACAaatctctgtttctgttttacAGTGCCTTTAAAGTGATATACCATGTGACTGTGTGACTTCAGCATCAGtggacccccccacccctgggCGTCCCCATGCCTTACTTGGCTAGTTATGTCCGAGGGCATGGGCGAGGGAGGCTTGGAGTAGACGTTGGCGTCCTGCGAGATGAACCCAGAGTCATGTGAGGAGACGCTGCTGAGGCGGTGGGCTCCCCCTGGTGGTGGCTGCGCCAGGCTGCGGTAGCGACAGGATGAACTGGGTGAGTGAGTCTGCGAGCCTCCGGACGAGCGAGAGGCGCTACTGTGGGCGCTGTTCACGCTGCTGTgaggggggaagggggagggggtgaggggAGGGACACACAGGTGACAGGGCCagggggggaggtgtgtgtgtgtgtgggggccagGGAGTGATGGGTAAATGGAAGGTGATGTTGATGGCATAACAGAGATGCCAGAGGTGGAGTTGAATGGGGTGTTGATGATAGGTCAAGGGGGTAGTGGGTGGATCAAATGATAATTgacataatgatgatgatgatgatgatgatgatgaaggtgGTGGTAGTGGATATGGACAGGATGTAAGCCACACCGTTGGATAGAGCAGAGATAGAGGACGGCAGTGTGGCAGTAGTGTGGGAGGCAGATGGCAGATGGCGTAAGTGAGGGGTGAGGAAGGTTGTGTGAGGAGGTCATGAGCAGAGCCGCGGAGACAGCAcagaggagcagcaggagcacGGTTACAGCAGCAGGTCAGTTGGTTTAGAACcccaggaggagagagcagaggaggtgaggaggaggtgggagtgaggagcagaggaggaggagacaccggttagtagaggagagaaga of Alosa alosa isolate M-15738 ecotype Scorff River chromosome 14, AALO_Geno_1.1, whole genome shotgun sequence contains these proteins:
- the mtss1lb gene encoding protein MTSS 2, encoding MDVESVEKECGALGGLFQAIVNDMKCSYPVWEDFSAKATKLHSQLRTTVLAAVAFLDAFQKVADMATNTRGATRDIGSALTRMCMRHRSIEAKLRHFTNALMESLITPLQDRIEDWKKTANQLDKDHAKEYKRSRHEIKKKSSDTMKLQKKSAQGPKELQGRGDLQPQLDSAMQDVNDMYLLMEETEKQAVRRALVEERGRFCTFIGFLQPVVNGEIAMLGEITHLQAIIDDLTVLTTDPHKLPPASEQVIKDLKGSDYSWTYQTPPSSPSSSGSRKSSMCSSVNSAHSSASRSSGGSQTHSPSSSCRYRSLAQPPPGGAHRLSSVSSHDSGFISQDANVYSKPPSPMPSDITSQKSSSSASSEASETCQSVSECSSPTTDWSKQGACEQPLATTLQRRKEPVDRPREAEVAAGPQGYAGMHPEDPQRHRMHPASIAAKHGDEVSPAASDLAMVLTRGLSMEGQKSSRDSLQYSSGYSTQTTTPSCSEDTIPSQGSDYDCYSVNGDTEADGQADFDKSSTIPRHSNIAQNYRRMIQTKRPASTAGLPSGAGAQGGPSGGGGGGGVGTPGTATIRRTPSTKPGVRRTLSSAGPIPIRPPIVPVKTPTVPDSPGSGVGGGGGGYPGPPVRVGSEECVFFAADDATAGALEYVKASPKRLSLPNTAWASGGVEMSVYGHAGHHEEDQLLAANRHSLVEKIGELVASAHALGEGQFPFPSLPDDPPPGPTGQHQSRSRDGEDMLVTIRRGVRLRKTVSNDRSAPRIL